One window from the genome of Fulvivirga lutea encodes:
- a CDS encoding ABC transporter permease, with translation MHQPPKFIQSLLAKICPEYLWEGIAGDLEEQFYYDIEELGYKRAKQNYFWNAVKFIRPEILLRNKFKLKINNTIMITNYIKIAGRHMARRKLFTFINAFGLSIGLAFALLIYLYIQDEHSFDKFHANAERIYRVEEYAYRAWDPDPENPYIQSPWLQTPFAPTVKEELAEVEFAARFDTGEEYVVKSGKKIFTEPITFTDPDFFKMFSFPIVSGNQNEFLKEKHHAIITEAMAKKYFNDVDPLGATLLIDIDGEKEFEVVGVMQNPPANSSLYFDILVNQTHRFNYERSLANWSSFNTPTFVQLRKGADYAQFFDNLQGIRDKYMSERLARSKERYSIPDDVTQFEYHTTRLDNIHLNNNMYWHKVSDPQYSYILGALALLITIIAAINYISLALTTSTLRSTEVGVRKSIGASKNQLISQFAVESVVLVFVSLILGVLLMYLFLPTFNDFTGKAIELNFLNLLEIAGFAVLISLAIGLLAGAYPAFFLSSFSPTRVLKGGASTKVRAGIARPLVLLQFTLSTTLIISAFVMYQQMKYITTKDLGFKKDQVLVVPIQLGWTEEANLAVERVRNNLQNEPDIVSVAGTTSSFNRGWSRYGYEINGENKKAYVWAVDPSYINAMGIELLEGRNFSASIPSDTTALIVNEALVKDMGWDTPLDEYLNWREDTASLGYKVIGVVKDYHFRSLESEIEPMFLSMDKYEIGYYTTLLIKLKAGSLPGALDKVEEAFNESIPDKPFEYTFLDEDIQSQYASFERWMNIMGLATIFALLISGLGLFGLAGINVVNRMKEIGIRKVFGAPVSSIFILVNKQFVLMALIAFIIAAPLASYLMNNWWLGDFQFKIEMGWPIYVVSFLIGLTVALLTVTYHGIRAARLNPTSTLRYE, from the coding sequence ATGCATCAGCCTCCGAAATTTATTCAATCACTTTTGGCAAAAATATGCCCTGAATACCTATGGGAAGGTATTGCAGGTGATCTGGAGGAACAATTCTATTACGACATTGAAGAATTAGGCTATAAAAGGGCCAAACAAAATTATTTCTGGAATGCGGTCAAATTTATACGTCCGGAAATATTATTACGCAACAAGTTCAAACTCAAAATAAACAACACAATCATGATTACTAACTACATTAAAATTGCGGGTCGCCACATGGCGCGTAGAAAACTATTTACATTCATTAATGCTTTCGGTTTGAGCATTGGTTTAGCCTTTGCATTGCTCATATATCTGTATATTCAGGATGAACACAGTTTTGATAAGTTTCATGCCAATGCTGAAAGAATCTACCGTGTAGAAGAGTACGCATACAGAGCCTGGGATCCTGATCCTGAAAATCCATATATACAATCACCCTGGCTACAAACTCCATTTGCTCCCACCGTTAAGGAAGAATTGGCAGAAGTGGAATTTGCTGCAAGATTTGACACTGGTGAAGAGTATGTTGTAAAAAGCGGTAAAAAGATTTTTACCGAGCCTATCACATTTACCGATCCGGACTTTTTTAAAATGTTCTCTTTTCCTATCGTTTCAGGGAACCAAAACGAGTTTTTGAAGGAGAAACATCACGCCATTATTACTGAAGCTATGGCCAAAAAGTATTTTAATGATGTTGATCCTTTAGGTGCTACTTTGCTCATTGATATTGATGGAGAAAAGGAATTTGAAGTTGTTGGAGTAATGCAAAACCCACCTGCGAATTCAAGTTTATATTTTGATATTCTGGTTAATCAAACGCATAGGTTTAATTATGAACGTTCATTGGCCAATTGGTCAAGCTTTAACACACCTACCTTTGTGCAGCTGAGAAAGGGGGCAGATTATGCTCAGTTCTTTGATAATTTACAAGGCATTCGAGATAAGTATATGTCTGAGCGACTAGCCAGAAGTAAAGAGCGTTATTCAATCCCTGATGATGTTACCCAGTTCGAGTATCACACAACCAGATTAGATAACATTCATTTAAACAATAATATGTACTGGCATAAGGTTAGCGATCCTCAATACTCTTACATACTTGGTGCATTGGCTTTGCTTATCACCATTATTGCGGCAATCAATTATATATCATTAGCATTAACCACTTCTACACTTAGAAGTACCGAAGTCGGAGTTCGTAAATCGATAGGGGCGAGTAAAAACCAGTTAATAAGTCAGTTTGCGGTAGAGTCTGTTGTACTCGTATTTGTATCGCTAATTTTAGGAGTGCTTCTTATGTATTTGTTTCTGCCGACTTTTAATGACTTTACAGGTAAAGCAATTGAATTAAACTTTCTCAACTTATTAGAAATAGCCGGTTTCGCTGTACTAATTTCTTTAGCTATTGGCCTATTGGCAGGTGCTTATCCAGCCTTCTTTCTATCATCATTCAGTCCAACCAGAGTGTTAAAAGGTGGCGCTTCAACTAAGGTAAGGGCAGGAATAGCAAGACCATTGGTGTTACTTCAATTTACACTATCTACCACGTTGATAATTTCTGCTTTTGTGATGTACCAGCAGATGAAGTACATCACAACAAAAGACCTTGGTTTTAAAAAAGATCAGGTACTAGTGGTGCCCATTCAGTTAGGCTGGACTGAGGAGGCCAATCTGGCAGTGGAAAGAGTGCGAAATAATCTGCAAAATGAACCTGATATTGTAAGTGTGGCAGGAACAACTTCATCTTTTAACAGAGGCTGGTCAAGGTATGGGTATGAAATAAATGGCGAGAATAAAAAGGCCTATGTATGGGCGGTTGACCCTAGTTATATTAATGCCATGGGAATAGAACTACTTGAAGGGAGGAATTTCAGTGCATCAATACCTTCTGACACCACTGCTCTAATTGTAAATGAGGCACTTGTAAAAGACATGGGTTGGGACACCCCATTAGACGAATACCTAAATTGGAGAGAAGATACTGCTAGTCTTGGTTACAAAGTAATAGGCGTGGTAAAAGACTATCATTTCAGATCATTGGAATCTGAAATTGAGCCGATGTTTTTGTCTATGGATAAGTATGAAATAGGTTACTATACAACACTACTCATCAAATTAAAAGCAGGGAGCCTTCCCGGTGCGCTAGATAAGGTAGAAGAAGCATTTAATGAGTCGATACCCGATAAGCCTTTTGAGTATACATTTTTGGATGAAGATATACAGTCTCAATATGCCTCTTTTGAACGTTGGATGAACATTATGGGACTTGCCACCATCTTCGCACTGTTAATTTCTGGATTGGGATTATTTGGTTTGGCAGGAATAAATGTGGTGAACAGAATGAAAGAAATTGGAATAAGGAAGGTATTTGGAGCGCCTGTTTCATCCATATTCATTTTGGTGAACAAGCAATTTGTGCTTATGGCTTTGATTGCGTTCATTATTGCAGCTCCATTGGCTAGTTACCTGATGAATAACTGGTGGCTGGGAGATTTTCAGTTTAAAATTGAAATGGGCTGGCCAATTTATGTTGTTTCCTTTTTGATTGGGTTGACAGTAGCTCTTTTAACAGTTACCTACCATGGTATTAGAGCGGCCAGGTTAAATCCAACGAGTACGTTGCGGTATGAGTGA
- a CDS encoding PadR family transcriptional regulator, whose amino-acid sequence MSTIYLGEFEELMLTMVGILKEEAYGNAIVEEVKAQLERKVNLSAVHVTLYRLEDKGLLKSFMGGATNERGGRRKRYFELTSAGVKVLQSLQEQRMKLWKLVPELKFSI is encoded by the coding sequence ATGTCAACTATTTATTTAGGCGAATTTGAAGAGTTAATGCTTACCATGGTCGGTATTTTGAAAGAGGAGGCTTACGGTAATGCCATTGTAGAGGAAGTAAAAGCCCAACTGGAAAGAAAGGTTAACCTCAGTGCTGTTCACGTAACTCTTTATCGCTTAGAGGACAAGGGACTTTTGAAATCATTCATGGGTGGAGCTACCAATGAAAGAGGGGGGCGAAGAAAACGCTACTTTGAATTGACATCAGCTGGGGTAAAAGTATTACAATCGCTACAAGAACAACGAATGAAGCTATGGAAACTCGTACCTGAACTTAAATTCAGTATCTGA
- a CDS encoding SGNH/GDSL hydrolase family protein — translation MKLALINLLIICCFLTACAEDDTTSPNNTQSGSSNPIDDSSNPSKGELKLLFIGNSLTYTNNLPQLVEKLGEDDDYNLVTSMIAEPNYALEDHINDGEIQGLIETQEFDFVIIQQGPSSQAYGRESLISFGGQIKEMCDNGGAQLIYFMVWPAITYYYTFDGVIANYTNAATINNALLAPVGKVWKKHFDLTNDFSYYGPDSFHPSVKGSEKAAEIIWKTIMENN, via the coding sequence ATGAAGCTAGCGCTCATTAATCTTCTTATAATTTGCTGTTTTCTCACAGCCTGCGCAGAAGATGATACAACTTCTCCAAATAACACCCAAAGTGGTTCTTCTAATCCGATTGATGACTCAAGTAACCCATCAAAAGGTGAGCTCAAATTATTATTTATCGGCAACAGCCTTACCTACACTAACAACCTTCCTCAATTAGTGGAAAAATTAGGTGAAGATGATGATTACAATTTGGTAACTTCTATGATCGCAGAACCCAACTACGCTTTAGAAGATCACATTAATGATGGTGAAATACAAGGATTGATTGAAACACAAGAGTTTGACTTTGTCATTATTCAACAAGGTCCTTCGTCTCAAGCCTATGGAAGAGAGTCATTGATTAGTTTTGGCGGCCAGATTAAAGAAATGTGTGACAATGGTGGCGCTCAGCTTATCTACTTTATGGTTTGGCCAGCAATTACGTACTATTATACATTTGATGGAGTGATAGCCAATTATACAAATGCTGCTACAATTAATAATGCACTGCTGGCTCCGGTAGGCAAGGTTTGGAAAAAACACTTTGATCTTACCAATGACTTTAGTTATTACGGACCTGACTCTTTTCACCCCTCAGTAAAAGGAAGTGAAAAAGCAGCTGAAATTATTTGGAAAACAATAATGGAAAATAACTAA
- a CDS encoding rhomboid family intramembrane serine protease, translated as MYGSIKDDFKNAFNRPNSSHTQLIIINVVVFLFLAVLNVFSSLFGFEGVFVFVYEQFSIPPVFSEFITRPWTLITYAFAHSLSDIFHILFNMLVFYWFARLIIEYLGSDRVIILYVLGALAGSIAYLMVYNLVPFYIERSGFSGMVGASAAVYAVVVAAATLLPNYTFHLIFIGPVKIKYIAGFYIVLSFLGSTGGNAGGNIAHLGGALIGYLHINSLQKGSDWGLWIISTMNFFKSFFVSSPKIKVTHRRSDSSKSSSSSSSSRASMSKSKSSTSQDEIDAILDKISEKGYESLTKEEKQKLFNASK; from the coding sequence ATGTACGGAAGTATAAAAGACGATTTTAAAAATGCCTTCAACCGGCCGAACAGCTCACACACGCAGCTGATCATCATCAATGTGGTGGTGTTTCTATTTCTTGCTGTGCTAAATGTGTTTTCATCGCTATTTGGTTTTGAAGGTGTATTTGTATTTGTCTATGAGCAGTTTAGCATTCCACCTGTATTTTCGGAATTTATCACTCGACCGTGGACACTTATTACCTATGCTTTTGCGCATAGCCTAAGTGATATTTTTCATATCCTGTTTAATATGCTTGTATTCTACTGGTTTGCCAGGTTAATCATTGAATATCTGGGTAGTGATCGAGTAATAATACTTTATGTTTTAGGTGCTTTAGCAGGAAGTATCGCTTATTTGATGGTATATAATTTAGTACCTTTTTACATTGAGCGGTCAGGATTTTCCGGCATGGTCGGGGCATCAGCTGCCGTTTATGCTGTGGTAGTAGCAGCGGCTACTTTGCTTCCTAATTATACTTTTCATTTGATTTTTATTGGTCCTGTTAAGATTAAATATATTGCCGGGTTTTACATTGTATTGTCCTTCTTAGGATCAACTGGTGGCAATGCAGGCGGTAACATAGCCCATTTAGGTGGTGCGCTAATTGGTTATTTGCATATTAATAGTTTGCAAAAAGGTAGTGATTGGGGTCTTTGGATTATCTCAACTATGAATTTCTTTAAAAGCTTTTTTGTGAGCTCACCTAAAATTAAAGTAACACATAGACGGTCAGATTCATCGAAATCCAGTTCGTCAAGCTCTTCTTCTAGGGCATCAATGAGCAAGTCTAAGTCCAGCACCAGTCAGGATGAAATTGATGCTATACTTGACAAAATTTCTGAAAAGGGCTACGAAAGCCTAACCAAAGAAGAAAAGCAGAAGCTCTTCAACGCAAGTAAGTAG
- a CDS encoding rhomboid family intramembrane serine protease — protein sequence MMRLTPVVKNLLIINVVFFLIQNLFTGLHFTEMVSLWKFGSVNFAPYQFFTYMFAHGGFMHILFNMLGLIFLGPLLEQFWGPKRFLIFYLVTGIGAGILYNGIEYVQLSNLKSEVENYVANPDPEAFNAFVVENWDYSTPKIYDLIEKYAQNPNSEYLERESISIAKEIYDFNMNVGSMLGASGAIYGILMAFGLLFPNTELMLLFPPIPIKAKYLVLILGAIALYSGLNRETGDVTAHFAHLGGMVFAFIMIQFWKNDRNRFY from the coding sequence ATGATGAGACTTACACCAGTAGTTAAAAATCTACTGATCATAAATGTTGTTTTTTTCCTGATCCAAAACCTATTTACAGGACTTCATTTTACGGAGATGGTCTCGTTGTGGAAGTTCGGATCTGTGAATTTTGCTCCCTACCAGTTCTTCACCTACATGTTTGCTCACGGAGGCTTTATGCATATACTTTTTAATATGCTCGGGCTAATTTTTCTTGGGCCATTGTTAGAGCAATTCTGGGGACCCAAAAGGTTTTTAATATTTTATTTGGTCACAGGAATAGGCGCAGGCATCTTGTACAATGGCATTGAGTATGTGCAACTATCAAATTTGAAAAGTGAGGTGGAAAATTACGTAGCTAATCCGGATCCTGAGGCTTTCAACGCATTCGTAGTTGAAAATTGGGACTATAGCACGCCTAAGATTTACGATTTGATAGAAAAATATGCGCAAAATCCGAATAGTGAGTATTTAGAAAGGGAGAGTATCTCTATAGCGAAAGAAATTTACGACTTTAACATGAACGTTGGTTCAATGCTTGGAGCATCTGGGGCTATTTATGGAATATTAATGGCCTTTGGTTTGTTATTTCCAAACACAGAGTTAATGTTGCTGTTTCCACCAATACCCATTAAAGCCAAATATTTAGTGTTGATTTTGGGTGCAATAGCATTATATTCAGGGTTGAATAGAGAAACGGGTGATGTAACGGCACATTTTGCCCATTTAGGCGGAATGGTTTTTGCATTTATAATGATTCAGTTTTGGAAGAATGACCGCAACCGTTTTTATTGA
- the mutL gene encoding DNA mismatch repair endonuclease MutL, whose amino-acid sequence MPDIIKLLPDSLANQIAAGEVVQRPASAVKELLENSVDAEATFVKLIVKDAGKVLIQVIDDGKGMTETDARMSLERHATSKLRTSEDLFSIRTMGFRGEALASMAAVAQLEIKTKQEGQELGSVIIVEASEVKKQEPIACEKGTSISVKNLFYNVPARRNFLKSNGVEMKHIVEEFQRVALANPEIGFSLHQNDMETYNLPAGKLSQRIVHLFGKNYQQQLVACEESIDHIKIKGYVGKPDFAKKTRGEQFFFVNNRFIKSSYLNHAVTNAFQGLISENSFPFYVLFISIDPKHIDINVHPTKTEIKFDDERTAYAVVRAAVKQALATHNITPALDFSADINLGEKMAIQRESIKDKNYSQFRTATPREQSNLENWDRLFDENSGKISMSQIDESDSEEMTMTFGSQMNEEEPQESAQHIESTIFQLHNKYIVSQVKSGMMVINQQSAHERILYEKYIETLSSGSAASQQSLFPQAISLNPSDFSLVMEMEEEIAALGFDIEPFGKSDILIKGLPVDLTSGNEKEIFEGLLDQFKKNVELSMPKNENLARSLAKRTSLKSGTRLTEVEMERLIDQLFGCSNPNYAPNGRKTYHILDLKAIENLFV is encoded by the coding sequence ATGCCAGATATCATTAAGCTACTTCCGGATTCTTTAGCTAACCAAATTGCCGCTGGCGAGGTGGTTCAAAGGCCGGCCTCTGCCGTAAAAGAACTGCTTGAAAATTCGGTGGATGCCGAAGCTACTTTTGTGAAATTGATAGTGAAGGATGCTGGCAAAGTACTTATTCAGGTGATTGATGATGGAAAAGGCATGACAGAAACTGATGCCCGGATGAGCCTGGAGCGCCATGCGACCTCTAAATTGAGAACGAGCGAAGATCTGTTTTCAATCAGAACGATGGGTTTTAGAGGCGAGGCACTAGCATCAATGGCTGCCGTTGCTCAGTTGGAAATTAAAACAAAGCAGGAAGGGCAGGAGTTGGGCTCGGTAATTATAGTAGAAGCTTCTGAAGTAAAAAAGCAAGAGCCTATTGCATGTGAGAAGGGCACTTCTATTTCTGTTAAGAACTTATTTTACAATGTGCCCGCCCGTAGAAATTTTCTAAAATCTAACGGGGTGGAGATGAAACATATCGTGGAGGAATTTCAGCGTGTGGCGCTGGCAAACCCGGAAATCGGGTTTAGTCTCCATCAAAATGATATGGAGACTTACAATTTGCCAGCCGGCAAATTGAGCCAGCGCATTGTACATCTCTTCGGTAAAAATTATCAGCAGCAGCTTGTAGCTTGCGAAGAGAGTATCGATCACATAAAAATTAAAGGGTATGTGGGTAAGCCGGATTTTGCTAAGAAGACCAGAGGCGAGCAGTTTTTCTTCGTGAATAACCGCTTTATTAAAAGTAGTTATCTGAACCATGCTGTAACCAACGCCTTTCAGGGGTTAATATCAGAAAACAGCTTTCCTTTTTATGTACTTTTTATTTCTATCGACCCTAAGCACATAGATATTAACGTGCATCCAACCAAAACAGAAATTAAGTTTGACGATGAACGTACGGCTTATGCAGTGGTACGGGCTGCTGTTAAACAGGCTTTGGCAACGCACAACATTACACCAGCATTAGACTTTAGTGCCGATATTAACTTGGGGGAGAAAATGGCAATTCAACGTGAGAGTATTAAGGATAAAAATTACTCTCAATTTAGAACAGCTACACCCCGCGAGCAATCGAATCTGGAAAACTGGGACAGGTTATTCGATGAGAATAGTGGCAAAATTTCGATGAGTCAGATTGATGAATCTGATAGCGAAGAAATGACGATGACCTTCGGTAGCCAGATGAATGAGGAGGAACCCCAGGAATCAGCGCAACATATAGAGTCTACCATTTTTCAGCTTCATAATAAATACATTGTGAGCCAGGTAAAATCTGGAATGATGGTGATTAACCAACAGAGTGCTCACGAGCGTATTTTGTATGAGAAATATATTGAAACGCTGTCGAGCGGTTCCGCTGCCTCACAGCAGTCGCTATTCCCACAGGCCATTTCTTTAAACCCTTCTGACTTTAGTCTCGTAATGGAGATGGAGGAGGAGATAGCAGCACTGGGTTTTGATATTGAGCCTTTTGGTAAAAGTGATATTTTAATTAAAGGATTGCCCGTAGATTTGACATCGGGCAATGAAAAGGAAATCTTTGAAGGCTTGTTAGATCAGTTTAAAAAGAATGTTGAGTTATCGATGCCGAAAAACGAGAATTTGGCTAGATCGTTGGCTAAGCGAACCAGCTTAAAGTCAGGCACGAGGTTAACAGAAGTAGAAATGGAGCGATTGATCGATCAACTTTTTGGCTGTAGTAATCCTAATTATGCTCCTAATGGTCGGAAGACCTATCATATTTTAGATTTAAAAGCGATTGAAAACTTATTTGTATAG
- a CDS encoding serine hydrolase, protein MIRKVYLTFLLLLTTLLIHAQTEKSQWVDSVYASLTLDQRLGQLMIFPVNGNGNGEHKNAILNTIDRYTLGGFVITSGNPKNVAQLNNELRTHSRLPLLSFAHTSNGLGDLLDDAQPLANTLTLASVQNKELIKNNAYALVNQLKNLGINVALNSYDTPFNSQNTSQVSNKFIGNLLKVDSAYFDAFQSKNVRLGKAGFPSISGKLSKKELEEYLNVYKQAFANRLEFISLNHLTSSIDQKSSAAVSKSTYDYLRKNLDFKGFILSEDLENIPKYKPGKTEAQALLLGSDLLVSANINSSIKQMKKLIRKGDIPLSTVEKKVKKLLSYKYDLSNNHLGVISKTNVVSRINNPCASSAYEAALLESITYLTGKDHLPIKVLEDKNFASLSIGSNPYFQKYLSSYSIFSHYNHTYATEKLKETLALFDHIVIGLFDESIDTKWIELINSLDPAKIILCSPIRPELTAFNSEISKLIYYTSDDKMGKLLPQSIFGASSSNGRLPITLGDKLTLGSGENITSLDRLAFKIPEQTNVDGITLSKIDEIAKEAIKSKATPGCQVLVARKGSVIYNKSFGYHTYDSLMRVDDQSIYDLASITKVAATTQAIMFLEERQVIDLDKKVSVYLEDLKGTNKENMTIRDILTHQAGLWPFLPFWKETLTDDTYASIYYSNHPDDNYPYQLSEGVYISNITKDSVWQWVKASKLRSKAATATYDYKYSDMGYYIMQRLIEKSVNQPMEEFLQQNFYDPMGLSTLSYLPLCKFPQNLIVPTENDNYFRKTLVNGMVHDQGAALVGGVAGHAGLFSNALDLAKLAQMNLQGGYYGGHEYFMKGTLDRFTSVQYESNRRGIGWDKPVVAEWNSPTSVYASKKSFGHTGFTGTAVWVDPEFDLVYVFLSNRIYPDADNVKLIKNNIRTRIQDLIYQAIWKYEESPGARCN, encoded by the coding sequence ATGATTAGAAAAGTTTATCTGACTTTTTTACTACTCTTAACTACACTATTAATTCATGCTCAAACTGAAAAGTCACAATGGGTGGATAGTGTTTATGCTTCGTTAACATTAGATCAGCGATTGGGTCAATTGATGATTTTTCCTGTGAACGGAAACGGAAATGGGGAACATAAAAATGCCATACTAAATACCATCGACCGATATACTTTGGGAGGGTTTGTTATTACTTCGGGTAACCCCAAGAATGTGGCCCAACTAAATAATGAGCTTCGAACCCATTCCCGTTTGCCGCTCTTATCTTTTGCTCATACTTCCAATGGTTTGGGTGATCTGCTCGATGATGCACAACCATTGGCCAATACATTAACGCTGGCATCAGTTCAAAATAAAGAATTGATAAAAAACAACGCTTACGCGCTTGTTAATCAACTTAAAAATCTTGGAATTAATGTAGCCCTGAATTCATATGATACCCCGTTCAATTCACAAAATACTTCACAAGTATCCAACAAATTTATCGGTAACCTTTTAAAAGTTGACTCAGCCTATTTTGATGCATTCCAATCAAAAAATGTCAGGCTTGGCAAAGCCGGATTTCCATCGATTAGCGGAAAATTGTCGAAAAAAGAATTGGAAGAATATCTCAATGTTTATAAACAGGCATTCGCCAATAGATTGGAATTCATATCTCTGAATCATCTAACATCATCTATTGATCAAAAATCCTCGGCAGCGGTTTCAAAAAGCACCTACGATTACCTTAGAAAGAACTTGGATTTCAAAGGATTTATATTGTCTGAAGACCTCGAAAATATTCCTAAATACAAACCAGGTAAAACAGAAGCTCAAGCTTTGTTACTGGGTAGCGATCTGCTGGTTTCTGCCAATATCAACAGCTCCATCAAGCAGATGAAAAAACTGATAAGAAAAGGTGATATTCCATTGAGCACTGTAGAGAAAAAGGTTAAAAAGCTTCTTTCCTATAAATATGACCTTTCAAATAATCACTTAGGCGTAATCTCTAAGACTAATGTAGTTTCTCGAATAAATAACCCTTGCGCTTCATCCGCTTATGAAGCTGCGTTACTAGAGTCAATAACCTACCTTACCGGCAAGGATCACCTTCCAATAAAAGTATTGGAAGATAAAAATTTTGCCTCGCTCAGTATTGGTTCTAATCCCTACTTCCAAAAATACCTAAGCAGCTACTCAATCTTTAGTCATTACAACCACACGTATGCAACCGAAAAGTTAAAAGAAACGCTTGCACTTTTTGACCATATTGTTATTGGTTTATTTGATGAATCTATCGACACAAAGTGGATTGAATTGATCAATTCATTAGACCCTGCAAAAATAATTTTATGCAGCCCTATAAGACCTGAATTAACAGCCTTCAATTCAGAAATATCAAAACTGATCTATTATACTTCTGACGATAAAATGGGCAAATTACTTCCACAAAGTATATTCGGAGCATCCAGCTCAAATGGAAGGTTGCCCATCACACTCGGTGATAAGCTAACGTTAGGGTCAGGTGAAAATATAACTTCTCTTGACAGACTAGCTTTTAAAATTCCTGAACAAACAAATGTTGATGGAATTACTTTATCGAAAATTGATGAAATAGCTAAAGAAGCAATAAAAAGCAAGGCCACACCTGGTTGTCAGGTTCTTGTAGCACGCAAAGGATCGGTAATTTATAATAAGTCTTTCGGTTATCATACCTACGATAGTTTAATGCGTGTTGATGATCAGAGCATTTACGATTTGGCCTCCATTACTAAAGTTGCAGCCACTACTCAGGCCATCATGTTCCTTGAAGAACGTCAAGTGATTGATCTCGACAAGAAGGTATCTGTTTATTTGGAAGATTTAAAGGGTACAAATAAGGAAAACATGACCATTAGAGATATTCTAACACATCAGGCCGGGCTTTGGCCTTTTCTACCATTCTGGAAGGAAACACTCACTGATGACACTTATGCCAGTATTTACTATAGCAACCACCCTGATGACAACTACCCATACCAGCTATCGGAAGGTGTTTACATATCGAATATTACTAAAGACAGTGTATGGCAATGGGTCAAAGCATCTAAACTCCGTAGCAAAGCAGCCACAGCCACATACGACTATAAATATAGTGACATGGGCTATTATATTATGCAGAGACTTATAGAGAAATCGGTCAATCAGCCCATGGAGGAGTTTCTACAGCAAAACTTCTACGACCCAATGGGCCTGAGTACACTTAGCTATCTGCCACTTTGTAAGTTCCCTCAAAACCTGATTGTGCCAACTGAAAACGACAACTATTTTAGAAAAACTCTTGTTAATGGAATGGTGCATGATCAAGGTGCTGCTTTAGTTGGTGGTGTGGCTGGTCATGCAGGGTTGTTTAGTAATGCGTTGGATTTGGCCAAACTGGCTCAAATGAACTTGCAAGGTGGGTATTATGGCGGTCATGAGTATTTTATGAAAGGAACGTTAGACCGTTTTACATCTGTGCAGTATGAAAGCAATCGTAGGGGCATTGGCTGGGATAAGCCTGTGGTAGCAGAGTGGAACAGCCCCACTTCAGTGTATGCATCCAAAAAAAGTTTTGGACATACTGGTTTTACTGGAACTGCAGTATGGGTTGATCCTGAGTTTGACTTAGTCTATGTATTTCTGTCGAACCGAATTTATCCTGATGCGGATAATGTAAAACTTATTAAAAATAATATCCGTACAAGGATTCAGGATTTGATTTATCAGGCCATTTGGAAATATGAAGAATCTCCAGGTGCCAGATGTAACTAA